DNA sequence from the Sinorhizobium sp. RAC02 genome:
TGACGATGTACATATGCTCCGCCGAATGGAGCGGCACGGAGACACCGCACATCTGGCCGACTTTGCGTGCCCATTGGCCGGCGCAATTGACCACGATCTGCGCCGCGATCGCGCCACGATCCGTGTCCACGCCGGTGACCGCACCATTTTTCGTCGAAATTCCGGTGACCCGCACCCGCTCGACAATACGCGCGCCGCGGTTGCGAGCGCCCTTGGCGAGCGATTGCGTGAGATCGGTCGGATTGGCCTTGCCATCGCCGGGCAACCAGACAGCGCCGACGAGGTCGTCGATCGCCATGACCGGCCAGAGATCCTGCGCCTCCTTCGGCGAGATCACCTCGATCGCGACGCCCTGCGCGCGGGCGGAGGCCGCGGTGCGTTTCAGCACCGTCATACGATCCGCCGTGCGCGCCACCGAGACCGAGCCGCAGTTCTTCCAGCCTGTGGCAAGCCCCGTCTCAGCCTCCAGTTCGCTGTAGAGCTGCGTCGAATATTTGATGAGGCTTGTCATGTTGGCATGGCTGCGCAACTGGCCGACGAGACCGGCGGCATGCCAGGTCGTGCCGCCGCTGAGCTGCCCCTGCTCCAGGAGCACGACATCCGTCCAGCCAAGCTTGGTCAGATGATAGGCGACCGAACAGCCGATGATGCCGCCGCCAATGATGACGACCTGTGCGTGTGTTGGAAATTCCTGCGCCATAAAGCGACCTCCCGAAGCTCTGGAAGGCCGCACCGTAGCAAAACGATGGAAAAGGACAAGACAAAAAGTTACAAATTATTACATTTCGTCACTCAGCAACGATCAAGGCTGGGCCTTTTCGCTCCAGCGCCTCGCAAATCGCCTCCGGCGGACGGCGATCCACGACCACGCCGGCGGCAAGTTCGAACCGTGGAATCCGCAGCGGCGTCAGTCGGCCGAATTTCGAGCTGTCGAGGAGGAAGTAGGCCTTGCCGGCCGTCGCCGCCATGCGCGACCGCTGTTCGGCGCCATTGCGAGTAAAGTCCGTCACCTCGCCATCCGGCGACAGGCCACCGCCACCCAGGAAGGCGACATCGACGCGGAAGTGATTGATCGCCTCCAGCGCATCAACGCCGATGGAGGCTTCCTCGTCTCGATCGATCTCACCGCCCAGCATGTGCACACGCGTCATCGATTGCCGGCACATCAGAAGCGCGATCGAAAGCGAAGTCGTACAAATCGTTAGGTTTTTTCGCTCCAACAACGCGTGGGCCGTCGCAAGCGTGGTCGTACCAGAATCGAGAAAGACCACCATGCCGTCACGCACCAGATCCGCCGCAGCCCGGCCGATCGCAGCCTTTGCATCGGCATTCTCTTCGCGCCGCGCGGTAAAGGCCGCCTCTGTCGGCTCGAACAGGGTCGCGCCGCCATGCACGAGATCGAGCTGACCGCGATCGGCGAGAAGCTTCAGATCGCGGCGGATCGTCTGACGCGACACGTCGAAGAACTCAGCAAGCACGGTGATGCCGACCGTGCCGTCGGCAGCCAGGCGGCGAAGAATCTCGCCGTGACGGCGGGGGGCAAGAGCCCGGGCGCTTTGAGGATCAGTCATGTGGATATCTGCGGTGATTTTTGTTGTTTTGGCAAGCCGCGCGGCAAAAGCGTGGGTGGTTTCACACCCCCTATCATAGCGATTTCAGCCCCAACCTAACGCCGATCTTGTTCATTTATGTTGCATAATGTAATTGTTTTTTGCACAGTACCTCCGACACCGTGGGAGAGCACAATGCAGCAGACATGCGCGCGGGGCGGCCGCTTCACTTTCTATCTGCTCGATAGTTTCACTCTGCATGCCTTTTCCGCAGCGGTGGAGGCGCTTCGCCTGGCCAATGCGGTGGCGAGTCGCCCGATCTATGGCTGGCATGTCGTGACAGGGGATGGCCAAGCCGTCTTGAGCGCCTGCGGAACCCGCATCGCGCCTGATGGAGCGCTTGCCGAGGCACGCGCGTGGCCGCATCAGCCGGTACAGTCGCGCCTCATCGTCGTTTGCGGCGGGCGAGCGGCCCCGCTAGAGGACAGGGCGCTTGAGGCATGGCTCCGGCTGTCCCGGCGCAACCGAGTTCCGCTCGCAGG
Encoded proteins:
- a CDS encoding DeoR/GlpR family DNA-binding transcription regulator, whose product is MTDPQSARALAPRRHGEILRRLAADGTVGITVLAEFFDVSRQTIRRDLKLLADRGQLDLVHGGATLFEPTEAAFTARREENADAKAAIGRAAADLVRDGMVVFLDSGTTTLATAHALLERKNLTICTTSLSIALLMCRQSMTRVHMLGGEIDRDEEASIGVDALEAINHFRVDVAFLGGGGLSPDGEVTDFTRNGAEQRSRMAATAGKAYFLLDSSKFGRLTPLRIPRFELAAGVVVDRRPPEAICEALERKGPALIVAE